One genomic segment of Desulfocapsa sulfexigens DSM 10523 includes these proteins:
- a CDS encoding YkgJ family cysteine cluster protein — protein MADIKEIFECTQCGYCCHGETTVSLDEKDQKRMVEALGLSEAEVREKYWRVTGNVVQMKIIDGHCIFYDNGCTVHKGRPWRCAQWPMHPSMIADKNNYKTISESCPGINTEISYEEFCRIFKELIDEQTIIHC, from the coding sequence ATGGCTGATATAAAAGAAATATTTGAATGCACCCAATGCGGGTATTGCTGTCATGGTGAAACCACTGTTTCGCTCGATGAAAAGGATCAGAAACGGATGGTTGAGGCCCTTGGTCTTTCAGAGGCCGAGGTAAGGGAAAAGTACTGGCGTGTCACCGGCAATGTGGTGCAAATGAAGATCATTGATGGCCACTGCATTTTTTATGATAATGGCTGTACCGTCCATAAGGGCCGCCCGTGGCGCTGTGCTCAATGGCCAATGCATCCTTCCATGATTGCAGATAAGAATAACTATAAGACCATCAGCGAATCCTGTCCCGGGATCAATACTGAAATCTCCTATGAAGAATTTTGTCGAATATTCAAGGAACTTATTGATGAGCAGACAATAATTCACTGTTAA
- a CDS encoding YqgE/AlgH family protein yields the protein MDERGRPIIDTLTGSFLLSTPQMPDPRFSEQVIYICSHGYEGAVGIAVNKPNPILDLEEVLLTNNLPVPPGFSAPVYMGGPVEQNSAFILYQSDYVTEHHLEVSPTVYLTRNTSVLEDISRERGPEKFLFAVGYAGWGPGQLEQELVSQGWITIPALDSIIFDVPDEEKWRQAAAINGIDISIFQDHIGYA from the coding sequence ATGGACGAAAGAGGAAGACCAATCATAGACACATTGACAGGGTCATTTCTCCTGTCCACTCCGCAGATGCCGGATCCTCGTTTTTCTGAACAGGTGATTTATATCTGTTCCCACGGATATGAGGGGGCTGTCGGGATTGCGGTCAATAAACCAAACCCCATTCTTGACCTGGAAGAGGTTCTTCTTACCAATAATCTTCCTGTTCCTCCTGGTTTCAGTGCCCCTGTGTATATGGGAGGGCCGGTTGAACAAAATTCCGCTTTTATTCTTTATCAGTCCGATTATGTAACTGAACATCATTTGGAGGTAAGTCCTACTGTGTATTTAACACGAAATACCAGTGTGCTCGAGGATATTTCCAGAGAACGGGGACCCGAGAAGTTTCTTTTTGCCGTTGGTTACGCAGGCTGGGGGCCTGGGCAATTGGAGCAGGAACTCGTCTCACAGGGATGGATTACAATTCCAGCTCTGGATTCCATTATTTTTGATGTCCCCGATGAGGAAAAATGGCGCCAGGCCGCTGCTATTAACGGCATTGATATTTCCATTTTTCAAGATCATATCGGTTATGCTTGA
- a CDS encoding class I SAM-dependent methyltransferase: MVKPYIPNTLPPLSIGVSSATENPTLLEKASDLAELLKIEIIPPADLGKYDLLLLYTEKGLQIQLKQDNKTKKPATLCIDFLSDALTYRREHGGGIKQSLARAVGIKPGIRPTVIDATAGLGRDSFLLASFGCRVTMIERSPLLAALLHDGLERAIDSPSLQADVTNRLSLLQGDAATIIAEHQPSLKADTIYLDPMYPHGRKSALNRLEMRLIRIIVGDDSDAAVLLRTALHYAQNRVVVKRPKGAPLLDKRIPSHVIKMKNSRYDVYMT, from the coding sequence ATGGTCAAACCTTACATTCCCAACACCCTGCCTCCTCTATCCATAGGAGTATCAAGCGCAACGGAAAACCCGACACTTTTGGAAAAAGCTTCAGATCTTGCTGAGTTGTTGAAAATAGAGATAATTCCTCCTGCGGATCTGGGGAAATATGACCTGCTCCTACTATATACGGAAAAAGGGTTACAAATTCAACTGAAACAAGACAACAAAACAAAGAAGCCCGCTACTCTGTGTATCGACTTCCTCTCTGATGCACTCACCTATCGCAGAGAACATGGTGGCGGGATTAAACAATCTTTGGCCCGGGCTGTAGGAATTAAACCTGGAATCAGACCGACGGTTATCGATGCCACGGCAGGACTGGGCAGAGACAGTTTTTTACTGGCTTCTTTTGGGTGCAGGGTAACCATGATAGAACGTTCTCCTTTGCTTGCTGCTCTCCTGCATGATGGTCTGGAACGTGCAATAGACTCACCTTCCCTCCAAGCCGACGTCACAAACAGGCTAAGCCTTCTCCAGGGTGATGCTGCGACTATTATAGCAGAACACCAACCAAGTCTAAAGGCTGACACTATTTACCTGGACCCAATGTATCCTCATGGCCGAAAGTCAGCACTGAACAGGCTGGAAATGCGCCTTATCAGAATAATTGTCGGTGATGACAGTGACGCGGCAGTACTTCTTCGAACTGCACTGCATTACGCACAAAACCGCGTCGTTGTAAAGCGCCCCAAAGGTGCCCCCTTATTAGATAAACGGATACCGAGTCATGTTATCAAAATGAAAAACAGTCGTTACGATGTCTATATGACATGA
- a CDS encoding GTP pyrophosphokinase: MTPKKLSRRAVCFYHRYGEELEAIRQLLHIQLEKLALACTLENRLPRKAIKVVSRTKELKNFLFKLEKMGWPEFYLPSEIIHDLVGARIVCWFQEDCYSMLDLLRDSKRLRLLADSIEDYNKSPKASGYRAIHIHCDVAYDQIVHLNNKHQIITGHMTCEIQIRSIFQDAWGELTHQMHYKMAEAERLQYNELVASLADRLSSEDKAATAIRNLLQKKNDKKQRGGFKDK; the protein is encoded by the coding sequence ATGACTCCTAAAAAATTATCCAGGCGAGCAGTATGTTTTTACCATCGATACGGCGAAGAACTCGAGGCAATCCGTCAGCTTCTGCATATTCAACTTGAAAAACTGGCACTTGCCTGCACTCTTGAAAATCGTTTACCTCGAAAAGCGATTAAAGTTGTGAGCAGAACAAAGGAACTCAAAAACTTCCTCTTCAAACTGGAGAAGATGGGATGGCCTGAATTTTATCTTCCAAGTGAAATTATTCACGATCTGGTGGGGGCGCGCATTGTCTGCTGGTTTCAGGAAGACTGTTACAGCATGCTCGACCTTCTCAGGGACTCAAAGCGTCTCAGGCTCCTTGCTGATTCCATTGAAGATTACAACAAATCCCCCAAAGCTTCGGGATATCGGGCCATCCATATTCACTGTGATGTCGCCTATGACCAGATTGTCCATCTAAACAATAAGCACCAGATCATTACAGGTCATATGACCTGTGAAATACAGATACGATCCATATTCCAGGACGCCTGGGGAGAACTGACCCATCAGATGCATTATAAAATGGCAGAAGCGGAAAGATTACAATACAACGAGCTTGTTGCATCTCTTGCCGATCGTCTTTCCTCTGAAGATAAAGCAGCGACGGCTATCAGGAACCTTCTCCAGAAGAAGAATGACAAAAAGCAACGAGGCGGCTTTAAAGACAAGTAA
- the glgB gene encoding 1,4-alpha-glucan branching protein GlgB, translating to MGIKEQIDRLLLAEHYDPFQVLGVHFSDNDKDSAVIRCFQPHARSVSLLIDGKTIPMERVRSEGIFEATIDRGTVTDENLDPYTYQYKITYNDGVEKTINDPYRFMPILSEEDRFLFNFGTNYELYDHIGAHPGMYSQIRGTIFRVWAPSATRVSVLGNFNGWDGRVHPMRSLGSSGIWELFLPGIGEDEIYKFEIRTTRGDILEKSDPFQFFGEHRPKTASVVRYLDHYQWHDRDWQQSKKEANPYENAMTIYELHPGSWQRDPSNPERFLTFRELADRLIPYVKKLGFTHIELMPVMEHPLDESWGYQITGPFSMTSRYGVPEDFMHFVDSCHLEGLGVILDWVPAHFPKDSHSLARFDGTALFEHEDPRKGAHPEWGTFIYNYGRKEVSNFLIANALFWIDKYHIDGLRVDAVASMLYLDYSRKEGEWLPNQHGGRENLEAIEFIKHLNSVVYERHPGTLMIAEESTSFYGVSKPADQGGLGFGFKWNMGWMNDILAYFEKDCFYRRFHHNSLTFSIMYAFSENFILPLSHDEVVHGKRSLIDKMPGDLWQKFANLRLLYLTMWMHPGKKLLFMGGEFGQWREWNCKQSLDFHLLHENDHHKAMLHFFHELNTLYKSNASLWELDFSPDGFQWMDLEDRENSIISYARFAKNRDDHLVCLLNFTPQTFYNYKIGLPSGSNYEQVFCSDQSRFGGSNAADRTIYRTIDEPYAQAQFHANVTVPPLAGIVLKPC from the coding sequence ATGGGAATAAAAGAACAAATAGATCGCCTCCTCCTTGCAGAACATTATGATCCTTTTCAGGTTCTGGGGGTACATTTTTCTGACAACGATAAGGATTCAGCCGTTATTCGCTGCTTTCAGCCCCACGCCAGGTCTGTTTCACTCCTGATTGATGGGAAAACCATTCCGATGGAAAGAGTGCGTAGTGAGGGGATTTTTGAAGCCACCATTGATCGGGGTACGGTTACCGACGAAAACCTTGATCCTTACACCTATCAATATAAAATCACTTATAACGATGGTGTAGAAAAAACGATCAATGATCCTTATCGTTTTATGCCAATCCTGAGTGAGGAGGACAGGTTCCTCTTTAATTTTGGCACCAATTATGAACTCTACGACCATATCGGTGCTCACCCCGGCATGTATTCCCAGATCAGGGGAACCATTTTTCGCGTATGGGCCCCATCAGCCACCAGAGTTTCCGTGCTCGGCAACTTCAATGGCTGGGACGGCAGGGTTCATCCCATGCGAAGTCTTGGCAGTTCAGGGATATGGGAACTTTTTCTTCCCGGAATTGGTGAGGATGAAATCTATAAATTTGAGATTCGCACCACCCGGGGTGATATCCTGGAAAAATCTGATCCATTTCAATTTTTTGGCGAACATCGGCCAAAAACCGCATCGGTGGTTCGCTATCTCGATCATTATCAATGGCATGACAGGGATTGGCAACAATCAAAAAAAGAAGCCAACCCCTATGAAAATGCCATGACCATTTACGAGCTCCACCCCGGATCCTGGCAACGCGATCCTTCAAACCCTGAACGTTTTCTCACCTTCAGAGAGCTGGCAGACAGACTCATCCCCTATGTGAAGAAACTCGGATTTACCCACATCGAACTTATGCCGGTAATGGAACATCCCCTGGACGAATCATGGGGATACCAGATTACCGGTCCATTCAGCATGACCAGCCGCTATGGTGTTCCTGAAGACTTTATGCATTTTGTAGACAGTTGCCACCTTGAAGGTCTTGGAGTCATTCTCGATTGGGTTCCTGCTCATTTTCCTAAGGACTCACACAGTCTCGCCCGCTTTGACGGCACAGCACTTTTTGAACATGAAGACCCAAGAAAGGGTGCCCATCCTGAGTGGGGTACTTTTATTTATAATTATGGTCGTAAAGAAGTCAGCAATTTTCTTATTGCCAATGCCCTATTCTGGATAGACAAATACCATATTGACGGCCTGCGTGTTGATGCCGTAGCATCCATGCTGTATCTGGATTACTCGCGTAAAGAAGGAGAGTGGCTCCCTAATCAGCACGGGGGAAGAGAAAACCTTGAAGCAATTGAATTTATCAAACATCTGAACTCAGTTGTTTATGAGCGTCACCCTGGCACCTTGATGATTGCAGAGGAATCCACCAGCTTTTACGGAGTTTCAAAACCTGCCGATCAGGGTGGGCTCGGATTTGGCTTCAAATGGAATATGGGCTGGATGAATGACATCCTTGCCTACTTTGAAAAAGATTGTTTCTACCGACGGTTTCACCATAACAGTCTAACTTTTTCCATTATGTACGCTTTTTCTGAAAACTTTATCCTGCCGCTCTCTCACGACGAAGTTGTCCATGGAAAACGTTCTCTTATCGACAAAATGCCCGGAGATCTCTGGCAGAAGTTTGCCAATCTTCGTCTTCTCTACCTGACAATGTGGATGCACCCCGGCAAAAAACTTCTTTTTATGGGAGGGGAATTTGGACAATGGCGTGAGTGGAACTGTAAACAAAGCCTGGATTTCCACCTGCTCCACGAAAATGACCATCACAAAGCAATGCTCCACTTCTTCCATGAACTCAACACACTGTACAAGAGCAATGCAAGCCTTTGGGAACTCGATTTCAGCCCCGATGGATTTCAATGGATGGACCTGGAGGATCGAGAAAATTCAATTATATCCTATGCACGTTTCGCTAAAAATCGTGACGATCATCTGGTCTGTCTTCTCAATTTCACCCCCCAGACCTTTTATAACTATAAAATAGGACTGCCGAGCGGATCCAACTACGAACAAGTCTTCTGCTCCGACCAGAGCAGATTTGGCGGAAGCAATGCAGCAGACAGGACAATCTACAGAACCATTGATGAACCCTACGCCCAGGCACAGTTTCATGCAAATGTAACAGTTCCTCCCCTTGCCGGGATTGTTTTGAAACCATGTTAA